In the Mesorhizobium sp. WSM2240 genome, TGACCACAACCCTCGCCGTCTCCGGCCTATCCAATTGGCGATACAAGGAGGCTCCGCCATGTCGATACACCAGGCGCTTTACCGCAAAACGCTGGAAACGTTGGAGATTTTTTGGGAACTCGCGCGCATCATCGTGCCGATCACGGTCCTGACGCAAGTCCTAACCGAGTTGGGAGTCATCCGGGCGGTGTCACCCTTCCTGGCCCCGGTCATGGGTATCTTCGGGCTGCCGCCCGAACTGGCTCTGGCGTGGCTGACCGGGCTGCTGGTCGGTCTGTGGGGCGCAGTCGCCATAGTCTTCACCTTGGCGCCGGCGTCGGCGTTGACCGTGGCTGACATGACGGTATTTTCGGCGCTCATCCTCGTCGCGCACGCCATTCCGATTGAACAACGCATCATCCAGAAAGCCGGACCAGGCTTTATCCTGACCTCAGTGCTTCGGATTGCCGGCGGTATGGTATTCGCCGTGCTGCTCCATCAGCTGTTCGCCGCGACCGGATGGCTGGCTGCACCGCTGGACCCGGCATGGACGCCGACGGCCGAGGCCGGGGACTGGATGGAATTCGCCATCGGTACGATCGAAACCCTGGCGACAATGCTTGTCGTTTTGCTCGGTCTGAGTTGGGTCATGGAGTTGCTGAAAATCGCCGGCATCCTCGGCTGGCTTCATGGAGCCTTGGCGCCGCTGTTCCGGTTGTCCGGCCTCGATGCGCAGACAGTGCCGTTCGCAACGATTGGGCTTCTCCTGGGGATTTCATACGGCGGCGGCCTGCTCATTCAGGAGGCCAGATCGGGGCGGGTCGAGCCGCGGCAGGTATTTCTCGCCTGTGTCTTCATGGGCTTTGCCCACTCCATCATTGAGGACACCTTGCTCGTCGTCGCTCTGGGCGCAGACTTCGTCAGTGTTTGCCTTGCTCGTCTGGTCTTTGCCGTGCTGGTCACCGCCTTGCTGGCCAGTGTGCTTAAACTGACGACGGACCGCACGTTCTTCGCGACAGCATTCCGCCGCCAAACCAACCAGATTCCGCAATCCGAATAGTACGAGCCAGGAAGGCGTGAGTTTCCTGCGGCTTTGCTCACGAACCGGACTTGCGGGCGTGCTTGAGGGACCTCCGCAGCACCTCGAATATGCGCTCGTCCAGCGTCTGGGAAACGTTGAAACGCATGAAATCGCCTGCGGACTGCGACGCGCTGAATACATTGCCCGGCGCCAGAACCACGTTCTCGGCAAGCGCCGCCCGGGCAAGGTCCGCCGCATCGACGTGATCCGGAAGGCGGCACCATAAAAACATGCCGGCCTCAGGGACGAGCCAAGGTTCGATCCCGATGGCTTTCAGCCTGGCCGCGACATTGGACATGGCCCCGGCCAGACGGCTGCGCAGCGCCTCCATGTGCTTTCGGTAGCCGCCATCGCTCAACACGGCCAGGACCAGTTCGGCGCCCAGCCGTCCGCCGCCGAACGAGGTGGCGATCTTCAGATCGATGAGCGCTTCGATCCATTCCGGGCGCGCAGCCACGAACCCGCATCGCACCGACGCCGAAATCGTCTTGGAGAAGCTGCCGATCAGGACGACACGGTCGAGCCCGTCGAAAGCCGCAAGACGCGGCGCGGGCAAGCGCTCGAAATCGGCGAAAAGATCGTCTTCGATTATGGTCAGCCCGAATTGTTCCGCGAGCTTGAGCACCTTGTGCGCCACCGCGGGCGAGAGGGTCGCGCCGGTCGGATTGTGAATCGCGGAGTTGGTGATGTAGAGCCGCGGACGATGCTCGGCGAGCGCCTGTCCGAACAACTCGATGTCCGGGCCGGATGGCGTGTAGGGCACGCTGACGATCTTTGCACGGTGGGCGCGAAGCAGAGCCTGGAAGTTGAAGTAGCAGGGGTCGTCGACGAGCACCGTGTCGCCGGCATCGAGCAGGAAACGGCACAGAAGATCCAGTGCCTGCGTCCCGGATTCCGTCAGCATGATCTGGTCGGGCGGGCAGCCGATGCCTCGCTCGACCATGCGCCGCGCCAGGAACTGGCGCAGTGGCGGCAGGCCCAATGGCGAGCCGTAGTCGGCAAGGACCGGGCCGTCGGCCCGCGAGAGCGAGCGAAGCGCCTTCCTGATGCCTTCCTCCGGCAGCCATGACGACGGAAGCCAGCCGCAACCGGGCTTAAGGACGCCGTCGCTTGATTCCAACGACTGCCGCGAGACCCAGAAGGGGTCGACCGCACGGTCGACCTTGGGACCGATCTCCGAGAGCGACAGCGGAGTTCCCTGGTCAGCGACGTAGAATCCGGAGCCTGGCCGTGAGCGGATCGCTCCCTCCGCAGCCAGGCGTTCGTAAGCATCAACGACGGTCGAAGGCGAAACCTTCAGCGCCGCGGCGAATTTCCGGATCGAGGGCAGCCTCGCACCGACCGTCAGGCTGCGTCCGGCGATACGCTGGCGGATCGCCGCCATGACCATATCGACACGGGTGCCTGCCGCTGCCTGTTCTTCCATCCGTACTGCACCTTCGAGCATAACAGTTTGGCAGAATTGTACTGAACCGTTACTGGCTGCGCCAGCCGCCGGAGCCGATAAGAATTCGCACACCCCCGTGCGGCGGCGTTGCTCTTTCGACGAGGGCCCCGCCCCAGACCGCATCGAGTGCGAGACATGCGGGCCAAATCGAAGGATCGGAACATGGACCGGACAGCGGCCGGGTGGATCAACGGTTTCATCGGCGTGGTGATCTTCAGCGGGTCGCTTCCCGCCACGCGTGTTGCCGTGATGCAGTTCGACCCCGTTTTCCTGACCGTGGCGCGGGCGGCGATCGCCGGTGCGCTGGCGCTCGCCCTGCTGATTGCATTCAGGCAAAAGCGTCCCACCCGCCGCGACATCGCCTCCCTGGCGGTCGTCGCGCTCGGTGTCGTAGTCGGCTTTCCCTTGTTGACTGCATTGGCGCTGCAGCACGTGACGTCCGCGCATTCGATCGTTTTTATCGGCTTGCTGCCGCTGGCGACGGCGATCTTCGGCGTCGTTCTCGGAAGCGAGCGGCCGAAGCCTGCATTCTGGCTATTCTCCGTGCTCGGTAGTGCGCTGGTGGCGGGCTTCGCCATGTCGCAAGGGCTCGCCGCATCGGGTATCGGCGATGCGCTGATGCTTGCGGCAATCATCGCTTGCGGGCTGGGTTATGCCGAGGGCGCGAGGCTGTCCCGAACGCTCGGCGGCTGGCAGGTCATCTCCTGGGCGTTGGCGCTGTCGCTGCCGATCATGAGCGGGCTGGCATGGGCTTACATGCCGCCGTCGTTCTCCGGTATCGAATCCCCCGCCTGGATCGGCCTCGCCTATGTCTCGGTGTTCAGCATGTTGGTTGGCTTCGTGTTCTGGTATCGCGGCCTCGCGCAAGGAGGCATCGCAGCCGTGGGTCAGTTGCAGCTCCTGCAGCCTTTTTTCGGACTGGCGATCGCCGCGATGCTGCTCAGCGAGCCGGTGACGCCGGCGATGCTTGTGGTGACCGTCGCCGTCATCCTGTGCGTCGCCGGCGCGCGGAAGTTCGCCAGGTAGCATGGGAGAGGACAAAGCCTTTGTGCCTCCCCACTCCGAACGACCGCGCCTGCCGGCGTCTGAACTCCGGAGAGGGTCAGTATTCGCCCGTCAACCGGCTGCCACCCATCCCACGATCCGCTCCGCCGCCGCGTCGAGATTGCCCTTTCCCGTCGCCCTGGAGTCCTTCCGCGGCTTCAAATCGTGATCGCCGTCTTCCAGCCAGTGAAGCGTGATCGCCGGGGACAGCTTGTAGCCAGCAACCTCATCGCGAGTGCCGAACGGGTCGCGCTCGCCTTGGCAGATCAGCGTCGGTGCAACGAGCTTTTCGAGATGGGCGGTGCGCAGCTTTTCCGGACTGCCCGGCGGGTGGAACGGGTAACCCAGGCAGACGAGGCCGGCGATCTTCTTCTCCGCATAGAGCGCGTCGGCGACCATGCTCGCCACGCGTCCGCCCATCGACTTGCCGCCGATGAACAGTTTCGTCCCCGCCCCGATTGCATCGGCGGCGGCTCGGTATTCGCCAAGCAGCGTCTCTGCGCGCGGCGGCGGCTTTCGCCCCTCGCCCGTGCGGCGGGCGGCCATGTAGGAAAATTCGAAACGGGCGACGCGGATGTCTTTTGCCGCGAGACGGTCGGCGAATGCATTCATCCAGGCCGAATCCATCGGTGCGCCCGCGCCGTGGGCGAGGAGAATGGCGGTTTTGGCGTCGTGGGGGCCGGTGAAGAGGAAGTCGGGCATGTGCGGAGGGTGGACCGGGAGGCCGAGGAGTTCAAGTGCGGCGATCGTTCTGGTCCGATGCTGATTTCTTCTGCGATGCCGGCGCCGCCCCTCATCTTCCTGCGGGGGAGAAGAGAGCTGCATCGCTGCTTTCGCCCCATGGGGACAAGGAACCCAGGTTCTGCTAGGCAGCTACCGCCTCAGCACTGCGCTCAGCACGTCCCGCACCCCGATGGAGCCGATGAAGCGGGAGCTTTCGTCGAAGATCGCAACAGGCGCGGTCTGCGAGCGGTGCATGGCGAGCATCACCGTCTTCAGCGTCGTGCCGGGCTTGGCCCAGAAGACATGGGGAGCGTCGTCGGGCACGCGCTCAATGTCGTCGCACGAGACCCACACCGCTGGCCGGCCATCACGCTCGGCCGCCGCAACCAGCCCGTCCGTATCGATCCTGAAGCGCGTGGTCTGGCGCCGGTCGAGCCAGATCCAGCCGCCCTCGCCCGCCGGCTCGAGGTCGCGGCGGTCGCGCATCACGTTCCAGGCGGTGAGCACCGAAAGCGGGTTCACATTGGCGATGAAGTCGCGAACATAGTCGTTGGCCGGCTTGAGAACGATGTCTTCCGGAGCGCCGGTCTGGACGATGCGGCCGCCTTCCATGATGGTGATGGTGTTGCCGATCTTCAGCGCCTCCTCCAGGTCGTGGGAGACGAAGATGATGGTCTTCTTCAAGGTCGTCTGAAGCTGCAGCAGCTCGTCCTGCAGCTTCGTGCGGATCAGCGGGTCGAGCGCGGAGAACGGCTCGTCCATCAGAAGGATCGGCGCTTCGGTGGCGAAGGCGCGGGCAAGCCCGACGCGCTGCTGCATGCCGCCGGAAAGCTCATGGGCGTATTTCTGCGCCCACTGGTCGAGGCCGACGAGCTTGAGCTGCTGCTCGACGCGCGCCTTGCGCTCGGCTTCCGGCACGCCGGAAAGCTCCAGGCCGAAGCCGACATTTTCAGCGACGGTGCGCCAGGGCAACAGCGCGAACTGTTGGAACACCATGGCGACGCATTCGCGGCGGATTTTCCGGAGCTGGTCGTCGCCGCAGGAGACGACATCGGCCGACCACTCGCCGTCATGCACGATCACCTGGCCGCGAGCGACCTTGTTGAGGCCGTTGACGGCGCGCAGCAAAGTCGACTTGCCCGAGCCGGAGAGGCCCATCAGGACGGAGATCTCGCCCTCGTTGACGGTGAGTCCGGCGCCGGCGCAGCCGAGCACGGTGCCGGTCTTCTCCAGTATCTCCTGGCGGGTCGCGCCGCGGTCGATCATCGCCAGCGCGCGCTCCTTGTCATCGCCGAAGACGATGTCAACGTCGCGGAACTCGACGGCGGGCTTCATTTGGCGTCTCCCGCGCCGATGCGGCTCATCCGGTCGAGGATGATGGCGAGCACCACGATGGCGAGGCCGGCTTCCAGCCCAAGCGGGATGTTGACAGAGTTCAGCGCCCGCACCACCGGCTTGCCGAGGCCGTTCGCGCCGATCAGCGCCGCGATGACCACCATTGAGAGGCACAGCATGATGCACTGAGTGAGCCCGGCCATGATGGTGGGGAGTGCCGCCGGCAGCTCGACCTTCCACAGAAGCTGGCGCTTGGTGGCGCCGAACGCTTCGCCGGCCTCGATCATCGGCCTGGGCACCGAGGTGATGCCGAGATAGGTGAGGCGGATCGGCGCGGGCGCTGCAAAGATGACAGTGACGATGAGGCCGGGCGCGATGCCCAGGCCGAACAGGATGAGCACCGGGATCAGATAGACGAAGGTCGGCATGGTCTGCATCAGGTCGAGCACTGGCTGCAGATATCGGTAGGCGCGCGCGCTATGGGCTGCCCATATGCCGATCGGCACGCCGATCGCCATGGAGGCGGCGGCGGCGGCCACGACCAGCACCAGCGTTTCGACGGTTTCCTTCCAGAGATTCTGGTTGACGATGAAGAGCAGGCCGATAGCGACGCCGAGCGCAAGCTTCCAGGAGCGCTGCAGATACCAGGCAAGCGCGGCGATGGCCGCCACGAGCAGAACCGGCGGGATCATCAGCAGAAAATCGACCAGCCCGTCGAGCACGACGGTCAGCGCGTCGGCGATGGAATCGAAGAACCATTCGAAATTGGTGGTCAGGAAATCGAAGAAGGCCTTGCCCCAGCGGCCGACCGGAATCTTGAAGCTGGCGAAAAAAGCGGAAATCGGATCCATGCACCCTCTCAATTTGGAGACGGTTGCGCCGTCCCTCACCCTTACCCCCTCCCCGTGATCCTTCGACAAGCTCAGAACGGGGAGAGGGGATTGTCAGCGTGCAGCTTTCTTGCTGTTCGCGCCGGTCGTTAAATTCTCAGCTTTCGAGCGCCGCCTTCACGGCCGCGGCAGCATCGCCGCCGTCGAAAGTCGTCACACCCTCCAGCCAGGGCGTGACCGCGTCCGGATTGGCCTTCAGCCAGGCGGTGGCGGCGTCCTTCGGGTCGGCGCCGTCATTGAGAATCGCGCCCATGATCTCGTTTTCCATCTCGAGCGAGAAAACCATATTCTTGAGCAGCGCGCCGACATTCGGGCATTCGGTGGTGTAGCCCGCGCGCACGTTGGTGTGGACGGTGGCGCCGCCGAAATTCGGACCGAATACCTCATCACCGCCCGACAGGTAGGCCATCTCGATGTTGGCGTTCATCGGATGCGGCTCCCAGCCGAGGAAGACCACGTCCTCGCCAGACGACGCCGCCTTCTGTACCGCCGACAGCATGCCGGCCTCCGAGCTTTCGACGAGCTCGAAACCCTTGAGGCCGAACTTGTCGGCGTCGATCATGTCGAGGATCAGCCGGTTGCCATCATTGCCGGCTTCGATGCCGTAGATCTTGCCGTCGAGCTTGTCCTTGAACTTGGCGATGTCCTCGAAGCTCTTGAGACCGGCGTCATAAGTGTGCTGCGGCACGGCGAGCGTGTATTTCGCGCCTTCGAGATTGGTGACGATCGTCTCGACCGTCTTGGCTTCGAGATAGGGCTTGATGTCTGCTTCCATGGTCGGCATCCAGTTGCCGAGGAATACATCGACGTCCTTGTTGGCGAGCGACGTATAGGTGACAGGCACCGAAAGCACCTGCACGTCCGGCTCGTAGCCGAGCGCCTCGAGGATGACGCTGGCCGTCGCTGTGGTGGCGGTGATGTCAGTCCAGCCGACATCGGCGAAGCGGACCTGCTTGCAGCTTTCCGGATCGGCGGCAAGGGCTGCGCCCGACCAGAGCATCGCCGTCAGGCCGAGCGCTGCGGCGAATGTTTTCATACGCGACATCTGTATTCTCCCATTGTGATCTGTCGGCAAAGCGGAAATTGCGTTTTCTTCTACCGCTCGAGTTACGGCAGCCAAACACCATTTTGGCGCGGTTTCAAGCGCGATGACCGCGCAGGCGACGCCGCCGACTTTTCCATAGGCGACAAACTCCTGTTCGCTGCGCGACGGCGGGCGAACGCGCGGTCGGCAAATCCCGATGCGCCCTTTTCTTCCCGTCTTTCAATCGCCATGCGTGCTGCCTATATTCGCCCGACGATCTGAAGCCGAGGCTGGAGGGACCACTATGGCGACACTGCAGAATTTCGATGCCGAAATTGCCAAGACAAAGCAGGTCGTCGAGGAGATGCGCTCCAAGATCGATCAATCGGCCGTGGTGCTGGAAAAATTTGCAAGGACCGACCAGAAGATCGGTCAGGCCGATTTCGACATCGAAAACGCCCGCATCGAAGATGTTCTGAAGCAGCAGAAGGTGATGGAAGGCAACATCGCCGACCTGATCATCGGGCTGGAAGACGCCACAAATGTTTTCGGCACCGAGTTCGAGAACATGAAGAGTTTTACCGGGTGGGAAACCTTCGTCGGCATCTTCTCGGACGGATCCAAGCAGCGCATGCGCACCGACCGCGTCCGCAACATGTCGCTGGCCGGAAACCTGCAGGAACTGCTGTCGAAGTCCGACACCATCGTCGGCATACTGAAGGCGCAAAAGCAGGTTCTGGAGCAGCGCTACGCCACCTCCGAAGCGAGCCTTGCGCAGGTCATCGAGCGCCGCAAGGCGACCATTGGGAACCTGACCTCGGTGCAGAAGCGCATCGAGGAGTTGAACCCGATGCTGCTCGACATCGAGAACAGGATCGCGGCTTCCACGAGCCAGACCGAGCGCACCCAGCTCGAGGGCGAGCGCTCCAAGCTCGCGACGGAATACAATGAGAGGCAGGCGAAGGAGCAGGAGCTTCTGGCCGAAAGCCAGACGCTGGAGCGCTACACCTCCATGTTCCAGACCTTCGTGGATTCGCTGAATAACCAGATCGCCGCGCAGAACACTCTGATCAACAAGCTGACCATCGATACCGAACAGCGTATCGTGCTCTACAAGGCTTTGGAGGACAGTTTGAAGACGGCCGCGCAGCAGGACGTCGCCCACAAGATCAACACGCTGG is a window encoding:
- the choW gene encoding choline ABC transporter permease subunit, coding for MDPISAFFASFKIPVGRWGKAFFDFLTTNFEWFFDSIADALTVVLDGLVDFLLMIPPVLLVAAIAALAWYLQRSWKLALGVAIGLLFIVNQNLWKETVETLVLVVAAAAASMAIGVPIGIWAAHSARAYRYLQPVLDLMQTMPTFVYLIPVLILFGLGIAPGLIVTVIFAAPAPIRLTYLGITSVPRPMIEAGEAFGATKRQLLWKVELPAALPTIMAGLTQCIMLCLSMVVIAALIGANGLGKPVVRALNSVNIPLGLEAGLAIVVLAIILDRMSRIGAGDAK
- a CDS encoding alpha/beta family hydrolase, which codes for MPDFLFTGPHDAKTAILLAHGAGAPMDSAWMNAFADRLAAKDIRVARFEFSYMAARRTGEGRKPPPRAETLLGEYRAAADAIGAGTKLFIGGKSMGGRVASMVADALYAEKKIAGLVCLGYPFHPPGSPEKLRTAHLEKLVAPTLICQGERDPFGTRDEVAGYKLSPAITLHWLEDGDHDLKPRKDSRATGKGNLDAAAERIVGWVAAG
- the choV gene encoding choline ABC transporter ATP-binding protein gives rise to the protein MKPAVEFRDVDIVFGDDKERALAMIDRGATRQEILEKTGTVLGCAGAGLTVNEGEISVLMGLSGSGKSTLLRAVNGLNKVARGQVIVHDGEWSADVVSCGDDQLRKIRRECVAMVFQQFALLPWRTVAENVGFGLELSGVPEAERKARVEQQLKLVGLDQWAQKYAHELSGGMQQRVGLARAFATEAPILLMDEPFSALDPLIRTKLQDELLQLQTTLKKTIIFVSHDLEEALKIGNTITIMEGGRIVQTGAPEDIVLKPANDYVRDFIANVNPLSVLTAWNVMRDRRDLEPAGEGGWIWLDRRQTTRFRIDTDGLVAAAERDGRPAVWVSCDDIERVPDDAPHVFWAKPGTTLKTVMLAMHRSQTAPVAIFDESSRFIGSIGVRDVLSAVLRR
- a CDS encoding PLP-dependent aminotransferase family protein — its product is MLEGAVRMEEQAAAGTRVDMVMAAIRQRIAGRSLTVGARLPSIRKFAAALKVSPSTVVDAYERLAAEGAIRSRPGSGFYVADQGTPLSLSEIGPKVDRAVDPFWVSRQSLESSDGVLKPGCGWLPSSWLPEEGIRKALRSLSRADGPVLADYGSPLGLPPLRQFLARRMVERGIGCPPDQIMLTESGTQALDLLCRFLLDAGDTVLVDDPCYFNFQALLRAHRAKIVSVPYTPSGPDIELFGQALAEHRPRLYITNSAIHNPTGATLSPAVAHKVLKLAEQFGLTIIEDDLFADFERLPAPRLAAFDGLDRVVLIGSFSKTISASVRCGFVAARPEWIEALIDLKIATSFGGGRLGAELVLAVLSDGGYRKHMEALRSRLAGAMSNVAARLKAIGIEPWLVPEAGMFLWCRLPDHVDAADLARAALAENVVLAPGNVFSASQSAGDFMRFNVSQTLDERIFEVLRRSLKHARKSGS
- a CDS encoding choline ABC transporter substrate-binding protein; the encoded protein is MSRMKTFAAALGLTAMLWSGAALAADPESCKQVRFADVGWTDITATTATASVILEALGYEPDVQVLSVPVTYTSLANKDVDVFLGNWMPTMEADIKPYLEAKTVETIVTNLEGAKYTLAVPQHTYDAGLKSFEDIAKFKDKLDGKIYGIEAGNDGNRLILDMIDADKFGLKGFELVESSEAGMLSAVQKAASSGEDVVFLGWEPHPMNANIEMAYLSGGDEVFGPNFGGATVHTNVRAGYTTECPNVGALLKNMVFSLEMENEIMGAILNDGADPKDAATAWLKANPDAVTPWLEGVTTFDGGDAAAAVKAALES
- a CDS encoding nucleoside recognition domain-containing protein, which encodes MSIHQALYRKTLETLEIFWELARIIVPITVLTQVLTELGVIRAVSPFLAPVMGIFGLPPELALAWLTGLLVGLWGAVAIVFTLAPASALTVADMTVFSALILVAHAIPIEQRIIQKAGPGFILTSVLRIAGGMVFAVLLHQLFAATGWLAAPLDPAWTPTAEAGDWMEFAIGTIETLATMLVVLLGLSWVMELLKIAGILGWLHGALAPLFRLSGLDAQTVPFATIGLLLGISYGGGLLIQEARSGRVEPRQVFLACVFMGFAHSIIEDTLLVVALGADFVSVCLARLVFAVLVTALLASVLKLTTDRTFFATAFRRQTNQIPQSE
- a CDS encoding DMT family transporter codes for the protein MDRTAAGWINGFIGVVIFSGSLPATRVAVMQFDPVFLTVARAAIAGALALALLIAFRQKRPTRRDIASLAVVALGVVVGFPLLTALALQHVTSAHSIVFIGLLPLATAIFGVVLGSERPKPAFWLFSVLGSALVAGFAMSQGLAASGIGDALMLAAIIACGLGYAEGARLSRTLGGWQVISWALALSLPIMSGLAWAYMPPSFSGIESPAWIGLAYVSVFSMLVGFVFWYRGLAQGGIAAVGQLQLLQPFFGLAIAAMLLSEPVTPAMLVVTVAVILCVAGARKFAR